GCTGCAAAAGGCCATTGGCGACCAGCTGACCTGTGTATTCGTCGATAATGGCTTGTTGCGCCTCAACGAAGGCGCGCAGGTGATGCAGACCTTCGCCCGCAATCTCGGCGTCAGGGTCATCCGCGTCGATGCCACCGAACAGTTCATGGTCAATCTAAAGGGTGTTGCCGACCCGGAAGCCAAACGCAAGATCATCGGGCGCGAGTTCGTCGAGGTTTTTGAGGCCGAGGCTGCCAAGCTGCCCAATGCCAAATGGCTGGCTCAGGGCACGATCTACCCGGACGTGATCGAATCGGCCGGTGCCAAGACCGGCAAGGCACACGCCATCAAGAGCCATCACAACGTGGGTGGCCTGCCGGAAACGCTCAATCTCAAGCTGCTCGAACCGCTGCGCGAACTGTTCAAGGACGAAGTTCGCGAATTCGGTGTGGCCCTCGGCCTGCCGCATGAAATGGTCTATCGTCACCCGTTTCCCGGTCCCGGCCTGGGAGTTCGCATTCTGGGCGAGGTGAACAAGGAGTTTGCCGACCTGCTGCGCCGGGCTGACGCCATCTTCATCGATGAACTACGTGCCGCCGACTGGTACGACAAGACCAGCCAGGCATTTGCCGTGTTCCTCCCGGTGAGGTCAGTCGGCGTGATGGGTGACGGGCGCACCTATGAATACGTGCTAGCCCTGCGGGCTGTCCAGACCCAGGACTTCATGACCGCCCAGTGGGCCGAGCTACCGCACGGCCTGCTCGGCAAGGTGTCAAACCGCATCATCAACGAAGTCCGCGGCATCAACCGGGTCGTCTATGATATCTCCGGCAAGCCGCCGGCGACAATCGAGTGGGAATGATTTTAGGTCTTTCGGCAGCTTTCGC
This window of the Candidatus Dechloromonas phosphoritropha genome carries:
- the guaA gene encoding glutamine-hydrolyzing GMP synthase produces the protein MSHQKILILDFGSQVTQLIARRVREQQVYCELHSFDVSEEFIRAFKPNGIILSGGPNSVYEAQEWKAPQVVFELGVPVLGICYGMQTMAQQLGGKVEISGKREFGFAEVRARGHSRLFDGIQDRSNAEGHGLLEVWMSHGDKVTGLPDGFKVIGSSESCPVAAMADEERAFYALQFHPEVTHTLKGKEMIARFVHDICACGRDWNMPDYVNEAIARVRDQVGGDEVILGLSGGVDSSVVAALLQKAIGDQLTCVFVDNGLLRLNEGAQVMQTFARNLGVRVIRVDATEQFMVNLKGVADPEAKRKIIGREFVEVFEAEAAKLPNAKWLAQGTIYPDVIESAGAKTGKAHAIKSHHNVGGLPETLNLKLLEPLRELFKDEVREFGVALGLPHEMVYRHPFPGPGLGVRILGEVNKEFADLLRRADAIFIDELRAADWYDKTSQAFAVFLPVRSVGVMGDGRTYEYVLALRAVQTQDFMTAQWAELPHGLLGKVSNRIINEVRGINRVVYDISGKPPATIEWE